One window from the genome of Paraneptunicella aestuarii encodes:
- the purL gene encoding phosphoribosylformylglycinamidine synthase — protein sequence MLTMRGAPALSGFRIQKLLTSMQDMGLPVTALSANYMHFAHVSASLDETETGLLETLLTYGPKLQDVEPQGQLFLITPRPGTLSPWSSKATDIANNCGLSKVKRLERGCAYYLVASSELNAEQQKLAASLLHDRMTEVVFSELEQAQQLFAEASPAEFTRVDLLAGGKSVLQEANVRMGLALADDEIDYLVESYQGLQRNPTDVELYMFAQANSEHCRHKIFNADWTIDGETQPKSLFKMIKNTFEQNSEYVLSAYKDNAAVMTGSKAGRFFADREDREYRYHHEDIHILMKVETHNHPTAISPFPGAATGSGGEIRDEGATGRGSKPKAGLVGFSVSNLSIPGFEQPWEQQYGKPERIASALDIMIEGPLGGAAFNNEFGRPNILGYFRTYENLVNSFNGEEVRGYHKPIMLAGGLGNIRDEHVQKGEITEGANLIVLGGPAMNIGLGGGAASSMASGQSNEDLDFASVQRDNPEMERRCQEVIDRCWQMGEQNPIQFIHDVGAGGLSNAFPELVNDGGMGGEFELRNVPNDEPGMSPLEVWCNESQERYVLSVSDEDLPLFTEICQRERAPFAVVGRATTQKHLLVTDSHFDNAPIDMPLDVLLGKPPKMHRDVQSTQAQGSEFDTSGIELADAAERLLRLPTIAEKTFLITIGDRTVTGMVSRDQMVGPWQVPVADVAVTTATFDSYHGEAMSMGERTPVALLDHGASARMAVAEAITNIAAADIGALNRIKLSANWMAAAGHPGEDAGLYEAVHAIGEELCPALGITIPVGKDSMSMQTRWQDEGQDKAVIAPLSLVISAFARVEDVRKTLTPQLRTDKGDSVLMLIDLGQGKNRLGASCFAQVYNQLGTEAADLDSAELLKGFFNSVQALIAKGLIWAYHDRSDGGLFTTIAEMAFAGHTGVKVNLNGLGQDAASILFSEELGAVLQIPATELEQVNAVLDKNGLLNCSHVIGALTSEDEISFSFNDAVVLAGKRSDYRRIWAETTNQMQSLRDNPECAAEEFALKSDANDPGMFANLSFNTSEDVAAPYIAKGVAPRIAVLREQGVNSHVEMAAAFDRAGFAAIDVHMSDILQGRVDLADFNGLVACGGFSYGDVLGAGEGWAKTILFNERAREQFSNFFANQNTFSLGVCNGCQMLSNLKSLIPGAEHWPRFVTNRSERFEARFAMVEVVESPSLFFKGMEGSMMPIAVSHGEGRAEFASESQLQTIVDAQMSLRYVDHQGQVTEQYPLNPNGSPQGIAGLSSLDGRATIMMPHPERVFRTVANSWHPDDWQEDGPWMRMFRNARVWIG from the coding sequence ATGTTGACGATGCGTGGTGCACCGGCACTTTCCGGCTTTAGAATTCAAAAACTTCTCACTTCAATGCAAGACATGGGGCTTCCTGTCACGGCATTGTCTGCTAACTATATGCACTTTGCGCATGTTAGCGCATCGTTAGATGAAACCGAAACAGGGTTACTTGAGACTTTGTTGACCTATGGCCCTAAATTGCAGGATGTAGAACCGCAAGGTCAATTGTTTTTGATCACGCCTCGTCCTGGCACGCTTTCGCCCTGGTCATCTAAAGCGACGGATATTGCTAACAACTGTGGCCTAAGCAAGGTTAAGCGTTTGGAGCGTGGTTGTGCGTATTACCTGGTCGCGAGTTCAGAACTGAACGCCGAGCAGCAAAAACTGGCTGCCAGTTTGTTACATGATCGCATGACCGAGGTGGTATTTTCTGAGCTGGAACAGGCTCAACAATTATTTGCAGAAGCTTCTCCTGCTGAATTCACTCGCGTTGATTTGTTGGCGGGCGGTAAAAGCGTATTACAAGAAGCCAATGTTCGTATGGGATTGGCGCTTGCTGATGACGAAATTGACTATCTGGTGGAAAGCTATCAGGGCTTGCAACGTAATCCAACCGACGTAGAGCTATATATGTTCGCTCAGGCAAACTCTGAGCATTGCCGTCACAAAATTTTTAATGCCGATTGGACTATTGATGGCGAGACTCAACCTAAGTCCTTGTTCAAAATGATTAAGAATACGTTTGAACAAAATAGTGAGTACGTACTTTCTGCATACAAAGATAATGCCGCAGTAATGACAGGTTCTAAAGCGGGTCGTTTTTTCGCTGATCGTGAAGATAGAGAATATCGTTATCACCATGAAGACATTCATATTTTGATGAAAGTCGAAACTCACAATCATCCAACCGCGATTTCCCCATTCCCCGGTGCAGCTACAGGTTCTGGTGGTGAAATTCGTGACGAAGGTGCGACTGGACGAGGTTCCAAACCTAAAGCGGGCTTGGTTGGTTTTAGCGTTTCTAACTTGTCGATTCCCGGTTTTGAACAGCCTTGGGAACAGCAATATGGCAAACCTGAACGTATTGCCAGCGCACTAGACATCATGATCGAAGGCCCATTGGGTGGTGCCGCATTTAATAATGAGTTTGGTCGCCCGAATATTCTTGGTTACTTCCGTACCTATGAGAATTTGGTTAACAGCTTTAATGGCGAAGAAGTGCGTGGTTATCACAAGCCAATTATGTTGGCGGGTGGTTTGGGCAACATTCGTGACGAGCATGTTCAGAAAGGCGAAATCACTGAAGGCGCAAACTTGATCGTGCTGGGTGGCCCAGCTATGAACATTGGCTTGGGCGGTGGTGCGGCTTCGTCGATGGCTTCGGGTCAGTCTAACGAAGATTTGGATTTTGCTTCTGTACAGCGTGACAACCCTGAAATGGAACGTCGTTGTCAGGAAGTCATTGACCGTTGCTGGCAAATGGGCGAGCAAAACCCAATTCAGTTTATCCATGATGTGGGTGCGGGCGGTCTGTCGAACGCCTTCCCTGAATTGGTCAATGACGGTGGCATGGGCGGTGAATTTGAACTGCGCAATGTGCCGAACGATGAACCGGGAATGTCGCCACTGGAAGTGTGGTGTAACGAATCCCAGGAACGTTATGTTTTGTCGGTTTCTGACGAAGATTTGCCTCTGTTCACTGAGATCTGTCAGCGTGAAAGAGCACCGTTTGCCGTTGTTGGACGAGCCACAACGCAGAAGCATTTGTTGGTGACAGATTCTCACTTCGACAACGCACCTATTGATATGCCGTTGGATGTATTGTTGGGTAAACCACCTAAAATGCACCGTGATGTGCAGTCGACTCAGGCGCAGGGTTCAGAGTTTGATACCTCTGGCATTGAGCTGGCTGATGCGGCTGAACGTTTGTTGCGTTTGCCTACCATTGCAGAGAAGACCTTCCTGATCACCATTGGTGACCGCACGGTAACGGGTATGGTGAGTCGTGACCAAATGGTGGGCCCGTGGCAGGTTCCTGTTGCTGATGTTGCGGTAACGACAGCCACTTTCGATAGCTATCATGGTGAAGCGATGTCGATGGGCGAACGTACTCCTGTGGCATTGCTGGATCATGGCGCATCAGCGCGTATGGCCGTTGCTGAGGCGATTACCAATATCGCGGCGGCGGACATTGGCGCGTTAAATCGCATTAAGCTATCTGCTAACTGGATGGCGGCAGCAGGTCATCCCGGTGAAGATGCCGGTTTATATGAAGCTGTTCATGCCATTGGTGAAGAGTTGTGCCCTGCGTTAGGCATTACCATTCCGGTTGGCAAAGATTCCATGTCGATGCAGACGCGTTGGCAGGACGAAGGCCAGGACAAAGCGGTTATCGCGCCCTTGTCATTGGTGATTTCTGCCTTTGCTCGTGTTGAAGATGTACGTAAAACATTAACGCCGCAGTTGCGTACTGATAAAGGTGACTCGGTATTGATGCTGATTGACCTGGGACAAGGTAAAAACCGTTTAGGCGCTTCCTGCTTTGCTCAGGTGTACAATCAGTTAGGTACCGAAGCGGCGGATTTGGATTCTGCTGAATTGCTCAAAGGCTTCTTTAATTCAGTACAGGCTCTGATCGCTAAAGGCTTGATTTGGGCTTATCACGACCGTTCTGACGGTGGTTTGTTTACGACAATCGCTGAAATGGCGTTTGCAGGTCATACCGGTGTTAAAGTGAATTTGAACGGTTTGGGTCAGGATGCTGCGTCAATTCTGTTTTCGGAAGAATTGGGTGCGGTATTGCAAATTCCTGCCACTGAACTTGAACAAGTAAACGCGGTTCTTGATAAAAATGGTTTGCTGAATTGCAGCCATGTTATCGGTGCATTGACATCCGAAGATGAAATCTCATTTAGCTTCAATGATGCCGTTGTATTAGCTGGCAAGCGTAGTGATTACCGTCGAATCTGGGCTGAAACCACTAATCAAATGCAATCACTGAGAGACAATCCTGAGTGTGCTGCAGAGGAATTTGCGCTTAAATCAGATGCTAATGATCCCGGTATGTTCGCTAATTTAAGCTTCAATACTTCGGAAGATGTTGCTGCACCTTACATTGCCAAAGGTGTTGCCCCTCGTATTGCAGTATTGCGTGAGCAAGGGGTTAACTCTCATGTTGAAATGGCGGCAGCGTTTGATCGAGCAGGCTTTGCTGCCATCGACGTGCATATGAGCGACATCTTGCAGGGGCGGGTTGATCTGGCTGATTTCAATGGCTTGGTTGCCTGTGGCGGCTTCTCTTATGGTGACGTGTTAGGTGCGGGTGAAGGTTGGGCGAAGACTATTTTGTTCAACGAACGCGCCAGAGAACAGTTCAGCAACTTCTTTGCTAACCAAAATACATTCAGCCTTGGTGTATGTAATGGCTGCCAAATGTTGTCTAATTTGAAATCCCTGATCCCGGGTGCTGAACATTGGCCACGCTTCGTTACCAACCGTTCAGAACGTTTCGAAGCGCGATTTGCTATGGTTGAAGTGGTTGAAAGCCCCTCTTTGTTCTTTAAGGGCATGGAAGGCTCCATGATGCCGATTGCGGTTTCTCATGGTGAAGGTCGAGCTGAATTTGCCAGTGAGTCTCAATTGCAAACTATTGTCGATGCTCAAATGAGTTTGCGTTATGTTGATCATCAAGGTCAGGTAACTGAACAGTATCCATTGAACCCCAACGGTTCCCCACAAGGTATCGCTGGACTTAGTTCATTGGATGGCCGAGCGACGATTATGATGCCTCACCCTGAGCGTGTTTTTAGAACGGTGGCTAACTCTTGGCATCCTGATGATTGGCAAGAAGATGGCCCATGGATGCGTATGTTCCGCAATGCAAGGGTATGGATAGGGTAA
- the smrA gene encoding DNA endonuclease SmrA: protein MMNADDNTEWDFSRQMAELEGVKPLQQDSRVFHGRQSEDLLAKQLRREAIEKELGGYRNHLTTDAVDPVAPDDIIAYKKDGVQEGVFKNLRMGKYNIEQASSLQGMNFKTVHETVFQFIVSSYNKGYRAVLLKHGMGVNSKPYPAFYKSYVNRWLQDMPEVLAFHSALKHHGGYGAVYVLLKKNEKQKQDNREVHRTR, encoded by the coding sequence ATGATGAACGCCGACGACAATACCGAATGGGATTTTTCTCGCCAGATGGCGGAATTGGAGGGTGTCAAACCATTGCAACAAGACAGCCGTGTATTTCATGGCCGGCAGTCTGAAGATCTCCTCGCCAAACAATTAAGACGTGAAGCGATAGAAAAGGAGCTCGGTGGATATCGCAATCATCTGACAACTGACGCAGTCGATCCGGTCGCACCTGATGACATCATTGCCTATAAGAAAGATGGTGTGCAGGAGGGCGTTTTTAAAAACCTGCGCATGGGTAAATACAATATTGAGCAAGCTTCCAGCTTACAGGGCATGAACTTCAAAACCGTTCATGAAACTGTCTTTCAGTTTATTGTCTCCAGCTATAACAAAGGCTATCGGGCAGTGCTGCTGAAGCATGGCATGGGCGTGAATAGCAAACCTTATCCAGCCTTCTATAAAAGCTATGTGAATCGATGGCTGCAAGATATGCCGGAAGTCTTGGCGTTTCATTCCGCATTAAAACATCATGGCGGCTATGGCGCTGTTTATGTGTTGTTAAAAAAGAACGAAAAACAAAAGCAGGACAATCGCGAAGTTCACCGCACGCGGTAG
- a CDS encoding phenylacetate--CoA ligase family protein, whose translation MLSSSFNEVKKEIQYAYDNTVFFRKHMELAGLTPKDILEPGDLARIPPTVKKDYRKNFPAGVIASGYNLKSPYVMRFQSSGTEGDRLVSVVLSYDLARRQANCISVNPKFSSLWQPGLKLRTCRYAAPNCSDVECANPNSTMESRMLSDGTLVLPVYHDLLTTPERMVNRALDEIEEYDPHLLFIDPTHFAFLIRAMKRAGRVPHKKQGFCIMSGYTMCTQVARRQIKECFGEDVAFADMLGMSELGYLGFECPHGRQHMNVEDYHIEFIHNGRAAEPGELAELVITTLRDRLSPHIRYATGDMYRLSAEPCSCGSSAPLVRAEGRVKNALWLHDDTVVTPKELDELIGPAEWIDMYQMNQTNDDEFAFQYLRNDAWTQQQEDELVEKFQEKLKTKNISCSPTQYLPADRGGKFISCVSSVAMRDEKRKMLSWL comes from the coding sequence GTGTTGTCCTCAAGCTTTAATGAAGTTAAAAAAGAAATACAGTATGCATATGATAATACGGTTTTTTTTCGTAAACATATGGAGCTGGCTGGGCTTACTCCAAAAGATATATTGGAGCCTGGTGACTTAGCGCGAATTCCTCCAACTGTAAAAAAAGATTACCGGAAAAACTTCCCGGCAGGAGTTATTGCTTCCGGATACAATTTGAAAAGTCCATACGTGATGCGCTTTCAGAGTTCTGGAACTGAAGGAGATCGACTTGTAAGTGTAGTTTTGTCTTATGATCTCGCAAGACGTCAGGCTAATTGCATATCAGTTAATCCAAAATTCTCATCGTTGTGGCAGCCCGGGCTTAAATTACGAACCTGTAGGTATGCTGCGCCAAATTGCTCTGACGTTGAATGTGCCAATCCCAATAGCACAATGGAGAGCCGGATGTTATCTGATGGGACGCTAGTGCTGCCTGTTTATCACGATCTTCTTACCACTCCTGAGCGTATGGTCAATCGTGCGCTTGACGAGATAGAAGAGTATGACCCGCACTTGTTGTTCATTGATCCCACTCACTTCGCTTTTTTAATTCGAGCGATGAAAAGGGCTGGGCGAGTCCCTCATAAGAAACAGGGATTTTGCATTATGTCTGGCTACACCATGTGTACCCAAGTAGCTCGTCGTCAAATCAAAGAATGCTTCGGTGAGGATGTAGCTTTTGCGGATATGCTAGGTATGTCTGAACTTGGTTATCTTGGCTTTGAGTGTCCTCACGGTCGCCAGCATATGAATGTTGAAGATTACCATATTGAGTTTATCCATAACGGAAGGGCGGCGGAACCCGGTGAATTAGCTGAGTTGGTCATTACCACATTGAGGGATCGCTTATCTCCACATATTCGATATGCCACTGGAGATATGTATCGTTTAAGCGCGGAACCATGTAGCTGTGGTAGCTCCGCACCTTTAGTCAGAGCAGAAGGGCGTGTTAAAAATGCCTTGTGGCTTCATGACGATACAGTGGTGACCCCCAAAGAGTTAGATGAATTGATTGGTCCTGCGGAATGGATCGATATGTATCAAATGAATCAAACCAACGACGATGAGTTTGCTTTTCAATATTTGCGTAATGATGCTTGGACACAACAACAGGAAGATGAACTTGTTGAAAAATTTCAAGAGAAATTGAAAACCAAAAACATCAGTTGTTCCCCTACTCAATATTTGCCAGCTGATCGGGGAGGTAAGTTTATCTCTTGTGTGTCCAGTGTCGCAATGAGAGATGAAAAAAGGAAGATGTTGTCATGGTTATAG